From Streptomyces sp. NBC_01754, a single genomic window includes:
- a CDS encoding ABC transporter permease produces the protein MKAHLACARMEFRVALTYRASYLSSFVMMLLQIYLLTVVWSAFYDGRDEVDGVSLSTMTAYATLSTLQYTLVSPWRSSPIDQRVREGKVAVDLLRPVGFPGQMLSGQLGWASAAVPVLLVALPFALLIGAGQAPASTAAAVAYPLALIGALLVNQLLGLLLGMVSFWTLEVSGALMAYRFVAQFFSGALVPLWFMPGPVRAAAEWLPFQATAYTPAALYLGQVEGYGMAAALAVQGAWIVALGALAAFVWSRARHRVMSQGG, from the coding sequence ATGAAGGCCCATCTCGCGTGCGCCCGGATGGAGTTCCGCGTCGCGCTCACCTACCGCGCCTCCTACCTGTCCTCGTTCGTCATGATGCTCCTCCAGATCTACCTGCTGACGGTGGTGTGGAGCGCGTTCTACGACGGCCGCGACGAGGTGGACGGCGTCTCCCTCTCCACCATGACGGCGTACGCGACGCTGTCCACGCTCCAGTACACGCTGGTCAGCCCCTGGCGGTCGTCGCCCATCGACCAGCGGGTGCGTGAGGGCAAGGTCGCGGTGGACCTGCTGCGGCCCGTCGGGTTCCCCGGGCAGATGCTCTCCGGCCAGCTCGGATGGGCCTCCGCCGCGGTGCCCGTGCTGCTGGTGGCCCTGCCGTTCGCCCTGCTGATCGGCGCCGGCCAGGCGCCCGCCTCGACGGCCGCCGCCGTCGCCTACCCCCTCGCCCTGATCGGCGCGCTGCTCGTGAACCAGTTGCTCGGGCTGCTGCTCGGCATGGTCTCCTTCTGGACGCTGGAGGTGAGCGGGGCCCTCATGGCGTACCGCTTCGTCGCACAGTTCTTCTCCGGGGCCCTGGTCCCGCTGTGGTTCATGCCGGGGCCGGTCAGGGCCGCCGCGGAGTGGCTCCCCTTCCAGGCGACCGCGTACACCCCGGCCGCCCTCTACCTCGGCCAGGTCGAGGGGTACGGCATGGCCGCCGCCCTCGCCGTCCAGGGGGCGTGGATCGTCGCGCTCGGCGCCCTGGCAGCGTTCGTCTGGTCGCGGGCGCGCCATCGCGTCATGTCGCAGGGCGGGTGA
- a CDS encoding ABC transporter permease, translating into MRGLRVYLLLAGAAFRAEFQYRGNLFINIIGGLFYQGVGLAFIWAVLDRFGQVGGWGLPEIAFLYGLRLTAHGLWLLPGHQLVHVDEVVIEGEYDRYLVRPVSPLVQLLTRRVRLSSLGDLAGGVVLLSIASASAPVDWTPGAVGFLLLAVLGGALVEGALQLAASALVFRMKKVSPIKFAIDMIFSDFGNYPLKIFGSAAGFGLTFVFPLAFVAYLPATVLLDREEELSVPAWLGWGAPAVGVLLMYAAYRFWERQTRHYESSGH; encoded by the coding sequence TTGCGAGGGCTGCGCGTCTATCTGCTGCTGGCCGGTGCGGCGTTCCGCGCCGAGTTCCAGTACCGGGGGAACCTGTTCATCAACATCATCGGCGGGCTGTTCTACCAGGGCGTGGGGCTGGCCTTCATCTGGGCCGTCCTCGACCGCTTCGGCCAGGTGGGCGGCTGGGGGCTTCCGGAGATCGCGTTCCTCTACGGGCTGCGGCTGACCGCCCACGGCCTGTGGCTGCTGCCGGGCCACCAACTGGTGCATGTGGACGAGGTGGTGATCGAGGGCGAGTACGACCGGTACCTGGTCCGGCCGGTGTCGCCGCTGGTCCAGCTCCTCACCCGCAGGGTGCGGCTCAGCTCGCTGGGAGACCTGGCGGGCGGGGTGGTCCTGCTGTCCATCGCCTCGGCGTCCGCGCCGGTCGACTGGACGCCGGGGGCCGTGGGCTTCCTGCTGCTGGCGGTCCTCGGGGGCGCGTTGGTGGAGGGTGCGCTGCAACTGGCCGCGTCCGCCCTGGTGTTCCGGATGAAGAAGGTCTCGCCGATCAAGTTCGCCATCGACATGATCTTCAGCGACTTCGGCAACTACCCGCTGAAGATCTTCGGTTCGGCGGCCGGTTTCGGGCTGACCTTCGTGTTCCCGCTGGCGTTCGTGGCGTACCTCCCGGCGACCGTCCTGCTGGACCGCGAGGAGGAACTCTCCGTACCCGCCTGGCTCGGCTGGGGGGCGCCCGCGGTCGGGGTCCTGCTGATGTACGCCGCCTACCGCTTCTGGGAGCGGCAGACCCGCCACTACGAGAGCAGCGGACACTGA
- a CDS encoding macrolide family glycosyltransferase, whose product MSRRRAHIAMVGVPAVSHVLPSLQIIRELVARGHRVTYAVDPAVAGLVTATGAELVPVGSVLPVADNAWPDDPIAAMGLFLDDAVQALPQVRAAYDTDPADLYLYDIGAYAARALAESQGRPLVQLSPTFVSWEGYDEQVVAPLWQLPGADAYRERFDRWLATCGATTTDMGVFCGRPADTLALIPRAMQPHADEVDTGTVTFVGPCFGPRGGEETWTRPESAENVLLVSLGSAYTRQPEFYRRCLAAFGDLPGWHVVLQIGRHTDPRELGDIPSGVEVHNWVPQLAILEQADAFVTHAGMGGSSEGLFTGVPMIAVPQGAEQFMNADRLVELGVARRIDTADATAEALRSALLELTTDPDVARRSAGLRAGVRAEGGTARAADLIEAALG is encoded by the coding sequence ATGTCCCGTCGCCGTGCCCATATCGCGATGGTCGGCGTTCCCGCCGTCAGCCATGTCCTGCCGAGCCTCCAGATCATCCGGGAGCTGGTGGCCCGCGGCCACCGGGTGACGTATGCCGTCGACCCGGCCGTGGCCGGGCTGGTCACCGCCACCGGCGCCGAACTCGTCCCCGTCGGTTCGGTGCTGCCGGTGGCCGACAACGCCTGGCCGGACGATCCGATCGCCGCCATGGGCCTCTTCCTGGACGACGCCGTCCAGGCCCTTCCGCAGGTACGCGCCGCCTACGACACGGATCCGGCGGACCTGTACCTGTACGACATCGGCGCGTACGCCGCCCGGGCACTCGCCGAGTCGCAGGGGCGCCCGCTCGTACAGCTCTCCCCGACCTTCGTGTCCTGGGAGGGCTACGACGAGCAGGTCGTGGCGCCGCTCTGGCAGTTGCCGGGCGCGGACGCGTACCGGGAGCGGTTCGACCGGTGGCTCGCCACGTGCGGCGCGACCACCACGGACATGGGCGTCTTCTGCGGGCGTCCCGCCGACACCCTGGCCCTGATCCCCCGGGCGATGCAGCCGCACGCCGATGAGGTCGACACCGGAACGGTCACGTTCGTCGGCCCCTGTTTCGGCCCGCGTGGGGGCGAGGAGACCTGGACGCGCCCCGAAAGTGCGGAGAACGTACTTCTGGTCTCCCTGGGATCCGCGTACACCCGGCAACCGGAGTTCTACCGCCGGTGCCTGGCGGCGTTCGGCGATCTGCCGGGCTGGCACGTCGTGCTCCAGATCGGGAGGCACACCGACCCGCGCGAGCTCGGTGACATTCCGTCCGGCGTGGAAGTGCACAACTGGGTACCCCAGTTGGCGATCCTGGAACAGGCCGACGCCTTCGTCACCCACGCGGGAATGGGCGGCAGCAGTGAGGGCCTGTTCACCGGGGTCCCGATGATCGCCGTGCCGCAGGGCGCCGAGCAGTTCATGAACGCGGACCGCCTCGTCGAACTGGGTGTGGCCCGCCGCATCGACACGGCGGACGCCACCGCCGAGGCCCTGCGCTCCGCGTTGCTGGAGCTGACGACCGACCCGGACGTCGCACGCCGGTCGGCCGGGCTCCGGGCCGGGGTCCGGGCCGAGGGCGGCACGGCGCGGGCGGCCGACCTGATCGAGGCGGCACTGGGCTGA
- a CDS encoding GntR family transcriptional regulator, producing MTADRGGLLVVERDLPTAIHVQISEHIRLRITGGEWPPHHRLKSEPELAREFGVSRGTLRRALTTLIEEGLLRQVRGRGTFVASTTLEPVIAQKLSPLSEDFAGPGIVTTTVRECSLVVPPRPVAALLDVAPGTRLLRLVRVHRTDQGPVALLFNFVRTDLAPGVEEADFTSASLFGVLEGTCGPKIATARRTFGAEAATADVASALDLAEGAPVQYLQQVSYLADDRPVECSDVWIHSGRLRVTSLLLRRRGERGGAGSGTSAVAGPGSHIGPRISPEHAR from the coding sequence GTGACGGCCGACAGAGGCGGGCTCCTGGTCGTCGAGCGGGACCTCCCCACGGCGATCCACGTCCAGATCTCGGAGCACATCCGACTGCGGATCACCGGTGGCGAGTGGCCGCCGCACCACCGTCTCAAAAGCGAGCCCGAACTGGCCCGTGAGTTCGGCGTCAGCCGCGGCACCCTGCGGCGGGCCCTGACCACGCTCATCGAGGAGGGCCTGCTGCGCCAGGTGCGCGGACGCGGCACCTTCGTCGCCTCGACGACGCTCGAACCCGTCATCGCCCAGAAGCTGAGCCCCCTCTCCGAGGACTTCGCCGGCCCGGGCATCGTCACCACGACGGTGCGTGAGTGCTCGCTGGTCGTCCCGCCCCGGCCCGTCGCCGCCCTGCTGGACGTCGCCCCCGGCACCCGCCTCCTGCGTCTGGTCCGTGTCCACCGCACCGACCAGGGGCCGGTCGCCCTGCTCTTCAACTTCGTACGCACCGACCTCGCGCCCGGCGTCGAGGAGGCCGACTTCACCTCCGCCAGCCTCTTCGGCGTCCTGGAGGGCACCTGCGGACCGAAGATCGCCACGGCCCGCCGCACCTTCGGCGCCGAGGCCGCCACCGCCGACGTCGCCTCCGCCCTCGACCTCGCCGAAGGCGCCCCCGTCCAGTATCTCCAGCAGGTCTCCTACCTCGCCGACGACCGCCCGGTCGAATGCTCCGACGTCTGGATCCACAGCGGCCGCCTCCGCGTGACGTCGCTGCTGCTTCGACGCCGAGGGGAACGGGGCGGGGCGGGGAGCGGCACTTCGGCCGTCGCCGGTCCCGGTAGCCACATCGGTCCTCGGATCAGCCCCGAGCACGCCCGCTGA
- a CDS encoding pirin family protein — MDVRRSGDRFRGGDPATGGSTGVETLHAFSFGRFYDPDNLRFGPVLACNEERLAPGAGFDEHPHSHTEIVTWVVEGELTHRDSAGHATVVRAGDVQHLSAAAGVRHVERNDGAEPLTFVQMWLAPLEPGGEPSYTHVPGLTDATAYTLPESGATLHVRRPAEGERTAVPDTAGVYAHVVRGEVRLGGEDLSAGDSARITRSRGLELVALTDAEVLVWEFDEV, encoded by the coding sequence ATGGACGTACGCCGATCCGGCGACCGCTTCCGCGGAGGGGACCCGGCCACGGGTGGTTCCACGGGCGTCGAGACCCTGCACGCGTTCTCGTTCGGACGCTTCTACGACCCGGACAACCTGCGCTTCGGACCGGTTCTCGCCTGCAACGAGGAGCGCCTCGCTCCGGGCGCCGGCTTCGACGAGCACCCGCACAGCCATACGGAGATCGTCACCTGGGTGGTGGAGGGCGAGCTCACCCACCGTGATTCGGCCGGCCACGCCACCGTCGTACGCGCCGGGGACGTCCAGCACCTGAGTGCCGCCGCGGGCGTGCGCCACGTCGAACGCAACGACGGCGCCGAGCCACTGACGTTCGTTCAGATGTGGCTGGCCCCGCTGGAACCGGGCGGGGAGCCCTCGTACACCCATGTCCCGGGGCTCACGGACGCCACCGCGTACACCCTTCCCGAGTCGGGCGCGACGTTGCACGTCCGGCGGCCGGCCGAGGGGGAGCGTACGGCCGTCCCGGACACGGCGGGTGTCTACGCGCACGTGGTGCGGGGCGAGGTCCGGCTCGGTGGCGAGGACCTGTCCGCGGGCGACTCGGCCCGGATCACGCGGTCCCGGGGACTGGAGCTGGTGGCCTTGACGGACGCCGAGGTGCTGGTGTGGGAGTTCGACGAGGTGTAG
- a CDS encoding PucR family transcriptional regulator, producing MPRSDPEQPAANDAHRHAATLKRLERSSGRLAANAIARMDETLPWYRAMPPENRSWIGLVAQAGIAAFTEWFRHPETPQAISTDVFGTAPRELTRAITLRQTVEMVRTTIEVMESAIEEVAAPGDESVLREALLVYAREIAFATAQVYAQAAEARGAWDARLESLVVNAVLSGEADEGAVSRAAALGWNSPEHVCVVLGTAPDGDSELTVEAIRRAARHAKLQVLTGVLGHRLVVIAGGSDNPLNVAKSLIGPYAAGPVVAGPVVPDLLAATRSAQAAAAGLKACSAWQDAPRPVLSDDLLPERAMAGDPAARDQLVEEIYRPLEEAGSALLETLSVYLEQASSLEGAARMLFVHPNTVRYRLRRVTDVTGWSPSDVRSAFTLRIALILGRLAAADAPS from the coding sequence GTGCCCCGATCCGATCCTGAGCAGCCCGCCGCGAACGACGCCCACCGCCACGCCGCGACCCTGAAACGCCTGGAGCGTTCCTCCGGCCGGCTGGCCGCCAACGCCATCGCCCGCATGGACGAGACGCTGCCGTGGTACCGGGCGATGCCACCGGAGAACCGGTCCTGGATCGGCCTGGTCGCCCAGGCCGGTATCGCCGCGTTCACCGAGTGGTTCCGGCATCCGGAGACCCCGCAGGCCATCTCCACCGACGTCTTCGGCACGGCTCCGCGCGAGCTGACCCGGGCGATCACACTCCGCCAGACCGTCGAGATGGTGCGGACCACGATCGAGGTCATGGAGAGCGCGATCGAGGAGGTCGCGGCGCCCGGCGACGAGTCCGTGCTGCGCGAGGCACTGCTCGTGTACGCCCGGGAGATCGCCTTCGCGACCGCCCAGGTGTACGCCCAGGCCGCCGAGGCCCGGGGTGCGTGGGACGCCCGGCTGGAGTCGCTCGTGGTGAACGCGGTGCTCTCCGGCGAGGCGGACGAGGGTGCCGTGTCGCGGGCGGCGGCGCTCGGCTGGAACTCCCCCGAGCACGTGTGCGTGGTCCTCGGGACCGCCCCGGACGGGGACAGCGAGCTCACCGTGGAGGCGATCCGCAGGGCGGCCCGGCATGCCAAGCTCCAGGTGCTGACCGGGGTCCTCGGACACCGCCTGGTGGTCATCGCGGGCGGCAGCGACAACCCTCTGAACGTCGCGAAGTCTCTGATCGGCCCGTACGCGGCCGGTCCGGTCGTCGCCGGCCCCGTGGTGCCCGACCTGCTCGCGGCCACCCGGTCCGCGCAGGCGGCCGCCGCCGGACTCAAGGCGTGTTCGGCGTGGCAGGACGCTCCCCGGCCCGTCCTGTCGGACGATCTCCTTCCGGAGCGCGCGATGGCGGGCGATCCCGCCGCGCGCGACCAGTTGGTGGAGGAGATCTACAGACCGCTCGAAGAAGCGGGTTCGGCTCTGCTGGAGACGCTGAGTGTCTATCTGGAACAGGCGAGCAGCCTGGAGGGCGCGGCCCGGATGCTGTTCGTACACCCCAATACCGTGCGCTACCGGCTGCGACGTGTGACCGACGTCACCGGATGGTCACCCTCCGACGTGCGTTCGGCCTTCACTCTGCGGATCGCCCTCATCCTGGGGCGCTTGGCCGCCGCGGATGCTCCGTCCTAG
- a CDS encoding ACP S-malonyltransferase, translated as MLVLVAPGQGAQTPGFLTPWLELPGATDRLAGWSDAIGLDLAHYGTKADAEEIRDTAVAQPLLVAAGLLSAAALNASPGVVAGHSVGEITAAVLAGVIEDEAALRFVRARGLAMADAAAVTETGMAALLGGDPAVTVPHLEKLGLTPANVNGGGQVVAAGTTAQIAALAEDKPEGVRRVVPLKVAGAFHTPHMAPAVETLRTAAATLKIADPGVTYVSNADGKTVADGNEVITRLVGQVANPVRWDLCMETFEELGVTALIEAAPGGTLVGLAKRALPGVKTLALKTPDDLDAARALISEHAGA; from the coding sequence GTGCTCGTACTCGTCGCTCCCGGCCAAGGCGCCCAGACGCCCGGCTTCCTGACTCCCTGGCTCGAACTCCCCGGCGCCACCGACCGCCTCGCGGGCTGGTCGGACGCCATCGGGCTCGACCTCGCCCACTACGGCACCAAAGCTGACGCGGAGGAGATCCGCGACACCGCGGTGGCTCAGCCGCTGCTGGTCGCCGCGGGGCTCCTGTCAGCCGCCGCACTGAACGCCTCGCCCGGCGTCGTCGCAGGTCACAGCGTCGGCGAGATCACCGCCGCCGTACTGGCCGGTGTGATCGAGGACGAGGCCGCCCTCCGGTTCGTACGCGCCCGGGGGCTCGCCATGGCCGACGCCGCCGCGGTCACCGAGACGGGCATGGCCGCACTGCTCGGCGGGGACCCCGCCGTGACGGTCCCGCACCTGGAGAAGCTGGGGCTCACCCCGGCGAACGTCAACGGCGGCGGTCAGGTCGTGGCCGCCGGCACCACGGCGCAGATCGCCGCGCTGGCCGAGGACAAGCCCGAGGGTGTGCGCCGCGTGGTGCCGCTCAAGGTGGCCGGCGCGTTCCACACGCCTCATATGGCCCCGGCCGTGGAGACGCTGCGTACCGCCGCCGCCACGCTGAAGATCGCCGACCCCGGGGTGACATACGTCTCGAACGCCGACGGGAAGACGGTCGCCGACGGCAACGAGGTCATCACGCGGCTCGTCGGCCAGGTCGCCAACCCGGTCCGCTGGGACCTGTGCATGGAGACCTTCGAGGAACTCGGTGTCACGGCTCTCATCGAGGCGGCACCCGGTGGCACCCTCGTCGGGCTGGCCAAGCGTGCGCTGCCCGGCGTGAAGACACTCGCGCTCAAAACCCCTGATGACCTCGACGCGGCCCGCGCGCTCATCTCCGAGCACGCGGGCGCCTAA
- a CDS encoding ketoacyl-ACP synthase III — translation MSKIKPSQGAPYARIMGVGGYRPTRVVPNEVILETIDSSDEWIRSRSGIATRHWASEEETVAAMSVEAAGKAIADAGITPEQIGAVIVSTVSHFKQTPAVATEIAHKVGADKPAAFDISAGCAGFGYALTLAKGMIVEGSAEHVLVIGVERLSDLTDLEDRATAFLFGDGAGAVVVGPSQQPAIGPTVWGSEGDKSETIKQTVAWNDFHVGDVSKLPLDKNGEVKFPAITQEGQAVFRWAVFEMAKVAQQALDAAGISPEDLDVFIPHQANMRIIDSMVKTLKLPEHVTVARDVETTGNTSAASIPLAMERLLATGQAKSGDTALIIGFGAGLVYAATVVTLP, via the coding sequence ATGTCGAAGATCAAGCCCAGCCAGGGCGCCCCGTACGCACGGATCATGGGTGTCGGCGGCTACCGCCCCACACGGGTCGTGCCCAACGAGGTGATCCTCGAGACGATCGACTCGTCCGACGAGTGGATCCGCTCCCGCTCCGGTATCGCCACCCGCCACTGGGCCTCCGAGGAGGAGACCGTGGCCGCGATGTCCGTGGAGGCCGCCGGCAAGGCGATCGCCGACGCCGGGATCACGCCCGAGCAGATCGGCGCGGTCATCGTCTCCACGGTCTCGCACTTCAAGCAGACCCCGGCCGTCGCGACGGAGATCGCCCACAAGGTCGGCGCGGACAAGCCCGCCGCCTTCGACATCTCGGCCGGCTGCGCGGGCTTCGGCTACGCTCTGACCCTCGCCAAGGGCATGATCGTGGAGGGCTCGGCGGAGCACGTCCTGGTCATCGGCGTGGAGCGGCTCAGCGACCTGACCGACCTGGAGGACCGTGCGACGGCCTTCCTGTTCGGTGACGGCGCGGGCGCGGTCGTCGTGGGCCCTTCCCAGCAGCCGGCCATAGGTCCCACGGTCTGGGGCTCGGAGGGCGACAAGTCCGAGACGATCAAGCAGACCGTGGCGTGGAACGACTTCCACGTCGGCGACGTCTCCAAGCTGCCGCTCGACAAGAACGGCGAGGTCAAGTTCCCCGCCATCACACAGGAGGGCCAGGCGGTCTTCCGCTGGGCCGTCTTCGAGATGGCGAAGGTCGCCCAGCAGGCGCTGGACGCCGCCGGGATCTCCCCGGAGGACCTGGACGTCTTCATCCCGCATCAGGCCAACATGCGGATCATCGACTCGATGGTGAAGACGCTCAAGCTGCCGGAGCACGTCACGGTCGCCCGTGACGTGGAGACCACCGGCAACACCTCGGCCGCCTCGATCCCGCTCGCGATGGAGCGGCTCCTGGCGACCGGTCAGGCCAAGAGCGGCGACACCGCGCTCATCATCGGCTTCGGGGCGGGTCTCGTCTACGCCGCGACGGTCGTTACCCTCCCCTAG
- a CDS encoding acyl carrier protein has protein sequence MAATQEEIVTGLAEIVNEIAGIPVEDVQLDKSFTDDLDVDSLSMVEVVVAAEERFDVKIPDEDVKNLKTVGDAAEYILKHQG, from the coding sequence ATGGCCGCCACTCAGGAAGAGATCGTCACCGGTCTCGCCGAGATCGTCAACGAGATCGCCGGTATCCCGGTCGAGGACGTCCAGCTGGACAAGTCCTTCACCGACGACCTGGACGTCGACTCGCTGTCCATGGTCGAGGTCGTCGTCGCCGCCGAAGAGCGCTTCGACGTCAAGATCCCCGACGAGGACGTCAAGAACCTCAAGACGGTCGGCGACGCCGCCGAGTACATCCTGAAGCACCAGGGCTGA
- a CDS encoding beta-ketoacyl-[acyl-carrier-protein] synthase family protein, producing the protein MIPTNRTVVVTGIGATTPLGGDSASTWEGLMAGRSGIKPLVGERFAELPVRIAALAAVDPGEVLPRPLARKLDRSAQFALIAAREAWADAGYTGKAGEDEKILPERLGSVIASGIGGVTTLLDQYDVLKEKGVRRVSPHTVPMLMPNGPAANVGLEINAQAGVHTPVSACASGAEAIGYAVEMIRTGRADVVLAGGTEAAIHPLPIAAFANMMAMSKSNGDPEKASRPYDTARDGFVLGEGAGVVILESAEHAAARGARVYCEVLGQGLSADSHHIAQPEPTGRGIAAAMQNLLDSTDLKPSEAVHLNAHATSTPQGDVAEIKALRQVLGDELDHVAISATKSMTGHLLGGAGGVETVATVLALHHRLAPPTINIDELDEAVDADIVRDKPRVLPDGSIAAINNSFGFGGHNVVLAFRSV; encoded by the coding sequence GTGATCCCGACCAATCGCACCGTGGTCGTCACCGGTATCGGCGCAACCACTCCGCTGGGTGGCGACTCCGCATCGACCTGGGAAGGTCTGATGGCCGGTCGTTCCGGCATCAAGCCTCTCGTGGGCGAACGTTTCGCCGAACTGCCCGTCCGGATCGCCGCCCTCGCGGCCGTCGATCCGGGCGAGGTACTGCCTCGTCCCCTCGCCCGCAAGCTGGACCGCTCGGCGCAGTTCGCGCTGATCGCGGCCCGCGAGGCGTGGGCGGACGCGGGTTACACCGGCAAGGCCGGTGAGGACGAGAAGATCCTGCCCGAGCGTCTGGGCTCGGTCATCGCCTCCGGCATCGGCGGCGTGACGACCCTGCTCGACCAGTACGACGTGCTGAAGGAGAAGGGCGTACGCCGCGTCTCCCCGCACACCGTTCCCATGCTCATGCCCAACGGTCCGGCGGCCAACGTCGGTCTGGAGATCAACGCCCAGGCCGGTGTCCACACCCCGGTCTCCGCCTGCGCCTCGGGCGCCGAGGCCATCGGGTACGCCGTCGAGATGATCCGTACCGGCCGTGCCGACGTGGTCCTCGCCGGCGGCACCGAGGCGGCCATCCACCCGCTGCCGATCGCCGCGTTCGCCAACATGATGGCGATGTCCAAGAGCAACGGCGACCCCGAGAAGGCCTCCCGTCCGTACGACACCGCGCGTGACGGCTTCGTACTCGGTGAGGGTGCCGGTGTCGTCATCCTGGAGTCGGCCGAGCACGCCGCCGCCCGTGGCGCCCGGGTCTACTGCGAGGTGCTGGGCCAGGGGCTGTCCGCGGACTCGCACCACATCGCGCAGCCCGAGCCCACCGGGCGCGGCATCGCCGCCGCCATGCAGAACCTGCTCGACTCCACGGACCTCAAGCCGTCCGAGGCCGTGCACCTGAACGCGCACGCCACCTCCACGCCGCAGGGCGACGTGGCGGAGATCAAGGCGCTGCGCCAGGTCCTGGGCGACGAACTGGACCATGTCGCCATCTCGGCCACCAAGTCGATGACCGGCCACCTGCTGGGCGGCGCGGGCGGTGTCGAGACCGTGGCGACGGTGCTGGCCCTGCACCACCGCCTGGCGCCCCCGACCATCAACATCGACGAGCTCGACGAGGCGGTCGACGCGGACATCGTGCGCGACAAGCCCCGGGTTCTGCCGGACGGGTCGATCGCGGCGATCAACAACTCGTTCGGTTTCGGTGGCCACAACGTGGTGCTGGCCTTCCGGTCCGTCTGA
- a CDS encoding DUF3145 domain-containing protein, whose amino-acid sequence MTTRGVLYVHSAPRALCPHVEWAVGGVLGVRVQLDWIRQPAAPGTWRSEFSWRGRVGTASELASALRGWQMLRFEVTAEPCPTAEGERYSATPGLGIFHAVTGMHGDILVPEDRLRAALARSLGGETDLEAEVARLLGKPWDDELESFRHAGEGAPVRWLHQVV is encoded by the coding sequence GTGACGACACGTGGAGTCCTGTACGTACACTCCGCACCGCGCGCGCTGTGCCCGCATGTCGAATGGGCGGTGGGTGGCGTACTCGGTGTGCGGGTGCAGCTCGACTGGATCAGACAGCCCGCCGCGCCCGGGACCTGGCGGTCCGAATTCTCCTGGCGGGGCCGGGTCGGCACCGCGTCGGAGCTCGCCTCGGCGCTGCGCGGCTGGCAGATGCTCCGCTTCGAGGTGACCGCCGAGCCCTGCCCGACGGCGGAGGGCGAGCGCTACAGCGCCACGCCCGGTCTGGGCATCTTCCACGCCGTCACCGGTATGCACGGTGACATCCTGGTCCCGGAGGACCGGCTGCGGGCCGCGCTCGCCCGGTCCCTCGGCGGGGAGACGGATCTGGAGGCGGAGGTCGCCCGGCTCCTGGGCAAGCCCTGGGACGACGAACTGGAATCCTTCCGGCACGCGGGCGAGGGCGCCCCGGTGCGGTGGCTCCACCAGGTGGTGTGA
- a CDS encoding SGNH/GDSL hydrolase family protein: MTEGTSRSRFRRAAAALAAATTVGVMVLTGCGGAGDDGSAGRPSRSASPSPTPVWNASPASVAAVGDSITRGFDACSVLADCPEVSWATGTDDTVRSLALRLLGASKAASHSWNHAVSGARMAQLPEQMALAAKERPELVTVMIGANDACRDKVELMTPVADFRTSFEASLRQLRAEAPQAQVYVSSVPDLKRLWSTGRESALGKQIWKLGICRSMLGDADDMGAGAVARRDAVQERVVAFNGVLRDVCAKDRHCRYDGGAVFDYRFTGAQLSRWDWFHPGRDGQARLAEIAYRNVTAAGPPA, from the coding sequence ATGACCGAGGGCACGTCGCGCAGCCGCTTCCGTCGCGCCGCCGCCGCGCTGGCGGCGGCCACGACGGTCGGTGTCATGGTGCTCACCGGCTGTGGCGGCGCGGGCGACGACGGGAGCGCGGGGCGGCCGTCGCGCAGCGCCTCCCCGTCGCCGACGCCCGTGTGGAACGCGAGCCCGGCCTCCGTCGCCGCCGTCGGGGACTCCATCACCCGGGGGTTCGACGCCTGCTCGGTGCTGGCCGACTGCCCCGAGGTGTCGTGGGCGACCGGCACCGACGACACGGTGCGCAGCCTGGCGCTACGGCTGCTGGGCGCGTCGAAGGCCGCCTCGCACAGCTGGAACCACGCGGTGTCGGGCGCGCGGATGGCGCAGCTGCCGGAGCAGATGGCGCTGGCCGCGAAGGAGCGGCCCGAGCTGGTGACGGTGATGATCGGCGCCAACGACGCCTGCCGGGACAAGGTGGAGCTGATGACGCCGGTGGCGGACTTCCGGACCTCGTTCGAGGCGTCGCTGCGGCAGTTGCGCGCGGAGGCACCCCAGGCCCAGGTGTACGTGTCGAGCGTGCCGGACCTGAAGCGGCTCTGGTCGACGGGGCGCGAGAGCGCCCTGGGCAAGCAGATCTGGAAGCTGGGCATCTGCCGGTCGATGCTGGGCGACGCGGACGACATGGGCGCGGGCGCCGTCGCGCGGCGGGACGCCGTGCAGGAGCGGGTGGTCGCCTTCAACGGGGTCCTGCGGGACGTCTGCGCGAAGGACCGGCACTGCCGGTACGACGGCGGGGCAGTCTTCGACTACCGGTTCACCGGCGCCCAGCTCAGCCGGTGGGACTGGTTCCACCCCGGCCGCGACGGACAGGCCAGGCTGGCGGAGATCGCCTACCGCAACGTCACGGCGGCCGGGCCGCCCGCGTAA